A stretch of the Ostrea edulis chromosome 9, xbOstEdul1.1, whole genome shotgun sequence genome encodes the following:
- the LOC125657624 gene encoding uncharacterized protein LOC125657624, translating to MISTWIFLCGALFCIGSVDTLGFHHSINLSIRPIRPDCSVPEVGSTPFYYGFNNLACIYLTRMGKHRRKRSIQLPVHNFAHSFIYYKGWFSEFGTKKTTLRRQSPRYPQCRPQLNVRPAGFSKLPFDCLRRCASKYHSVFGNYHLFKNNCHYFSNRMMELLCHEVTCPPWCL from the exons ATG ATTAGTACCTGGATTTTTCTCTGTGGCGCTTTGTTCTGTATAGGATCCGTGGACACTCTAGGATTTCATCACAGTATAAATCTCAGTATTAGGCCCATCCGTCCAGACTGCTCCGTGCCGGAAG tGGGATCGACACCGTTCTATTATGGCTTCAACAATCTAGCTTGCATCTACCTTACAAGGATGGGAAAACATCGTCGGAAACGTTCAATTCAGCTTCCGGTCCACAACTTTGCCCATAGCTTTATCTATTACAAGGGCTGGTTCTCCGAGTTTGGCACCAAGAAAACGACTCTTCGCCGACAGAGCCCGCGATACCCACAATGCCGTCCCCAGCTCAACGTTCGGCCTGCCGGCTTCTCCAAACTACCTTTTGATTGTCTGAGAAGATGCGCCTCCAAGTATCATTCTGTGTTTGGAAATTATCACctgtttaaaaacaattgccATTATTTCTCGAACCGGATGATGGAGCTGTTGTGTCACGAAGTAACGTGTCCTCCATGGTGTTTATGA
- the LOC125668424 gene encoding uncharacterized protein LOC125668424 — MEFLKVLVVLIVVLHGSLSKPASSEDELRVIVGKLERLAASLRQYVVDGSRPENSMSSIVPLSRSTPEFPIPGTKPLGLWGLDNDEFDPSSPTHKWLYKMLGKLMKPYFSSFPSGPYSSEMQLTQRNVVAMLNVWYDNDDQMITKEDSFFNVARELLDAHFHCATTRFNQIVFYVFNDQVRAMAEDDGKINIHVRKVLGNWITDLAVVDKVAHKIVMAAQRLLYGDIMEHIEYFQLNDIMGFLAKMKMLMRKAEQDKWTPVMFDEKLGQLLTDNDLVFQCPNVNGLWKFHQTIASRFQERLSETKPFIETEAWLRKVLPAYMTTDATPAITAILQVYKDYAKSAMLQLKQVEKHVTTGNTADITNFMSQFLAPHQLQYLQSIFEFLNTGNTRNIMEMGQIRNRNTGNRRSNGRCTEFNGECR, encoded by the exons ATGGAGTTCTTGAAAGTCCTCGTGGTTTTGATCGTAGTTTTGCACG GTTCGCTATCAAAGCCGGCGAGTTCCGAGGATGAACTACGTGTCATCGTCGGAAAACTAGAGAGGCTCGCAGCAAGCTTAAGACAGTATGTGGTTGACGGTAGTAGGCCCGAGAATTCTATGAGCAGTATCGTGCCACTGAGCAGGTCTACGCCAGAATTCCCTATCCCAGGTACCAAACCACTCGGGCTTTGGGGGCTCGATAACGACGAATTTGACCCCTCTTCTCCAACACACAAATGGCTCTACAAAATGCTCGGAAAGCTTATGAAGCCATACTTCAGCAGTTTCCCAAGTGGACCATATTCAT CGGAGATGCAGTTAACACAACGTAATGTTGTTGCAATGCTGAATGTATGGTACGACAACGATGACCAAATGATAACCAAAGAGGATTCATTCTTTAACGTAGCCAGAGAGCTCTTGGATGCCCATTTCCACTGTGCAACGACAAGATTCAACCAAATTGTTTTCT atgttttcaacgACCAAGTACGTGCAATGGCCGAAGATGACGGGAAAATTAACATTCACGTGAGGAAAGTTTTGGGGAATTGGATAACAGATTTGGCCGTTGTGGACAAAGTCGCCCATAAAATTGTTATGGCAGCCCAGAGACTTCTCTACGGGGACATTATGGAAcacattgaatattttcaacttaatg ATATCATGGGATTCCttgcaaaaatgaaaatgctGATGAGGAAAGCTGAGCAGGATAAATGGACACCAGTCATGTTCGATGAGAAACTCGGTCAACTTTTGACGGACAATGACcttgtctttcaatgtccaaATGTGAATGGTCTATGGAAATTCCACCAAACAATTGCTAGCCGTTTTCAAGAGAG gTTATCCGAAACCAAGCCCTTCATTGAGACGGAGGCCTGGCTAAGGAAAGTCCTACCCGCATACATGACTACAGACGCCACCCCTGCCATTACTGCCATCCTACAAGTGTACAAGGACTATGCCAAGTCGGCCATGTTGCAGTTAAAACAAGTGGAGAAGCACGTGACCACCGGAAATACGGCCGACATCACAAATTTCATGTCCCAATTTCTCG CACCACATCAGCTCCAGTATTTGCAGTCCATCTTTGAATTCCTAAATACTGGGAATACCCGCAACATCATGGAAATGGGACAGATAAGGAACAGAAATACCGGTAACAGACGTTCCAACGGTAGATGTACCGAATTCAACGGGGAGTGTAGGTAA